ACAGTGAAGCGCGTCGGAAACGTCGCCGCGGGCGTCGCGGCGGACGCCGGTTGCGCGCCGCCGAACAACGTCGCCTGGATAGCGACACCGAGACCGACGACGGGATCGCCGATACCGCGCCCACCGACTCTCCACCGAGTACCTGACGTGGCCCGTTTCTTCCTGACCACCGCCATCGACTATGCCAATGGCGATCCGCACATCGGACATGCGCTTGAGAAGATCGGTGCCGATGTCATCGCGCGCTATCATCGATTGCGCGGTGACGAGGTGCATCTGCTCATTGGCATGGATGAACACGGCCAAAAGGTGCAGCAGACCGCGGCGGCGCAAGGCGTCGACCCGCAGGCGTTTGCCGACGACATCGCCAGGCGATTTCAGGCGATGTGGGCGCGTCTCAACGTGCAGTATGATCAGTTCATTCGCACCACCGATGCGCATCACAAGGCGGGAGTCCAGGCGCTGATCCGGCGCATCGCGGAGCGGAGTCCGGACGACTTTTACGAGCGTTCGTATCGCGGCCTGTACTGCGTGGGCTGTGAAGCGTTCAAACAGGATGCGGACATCGTCGACGGGAAATGCGCTGTACATCCCACCCGCA
The genomic region above belongs to Gemmatimonadaceae bacterium and contains:
- a CDS encoding class I tRNA ligase family protein; translated protein: MARFFLTTAIDYANGDPHIGHALEKIGADVIARYHRLRGDEVHLLIGMDEHGQKVQQTAAAQGVDPQAFADDIARRFQAMWARLNVQYDQFIRTTDAHHKAGVQALIRRIAERSPDDFYERSYRGLYCVGCEAFKQDADIVDGKCAVHPTRTLEEVEEHNWFFRLSRYQPFLQQLIADHRPSSNRKVVGTKFWGC